GAACAGTCACTGACATTTGTTTTGAGGGAGTCTCTATGTTGTAAGTATTTAATGTTCATGATGGTAGATTCTTTTGGTGCTGCTGTAGTCTGGTGGATAGGTATTGTGGTCTCAtcagaaaatgttaaaatgcaGCCTTATATTGATAACCTAAATAGcatttatttgtattaaaaCCTTGCTCGTTCACGTATAAAATATAGTAATTGAATAATAATACTTGTTGTTTCTTCTAGTAAAGAAGCAGTTCCTCAATTCGAACTGAAGGTAGAGCTGTGGAGCTGTGCTTTCGAGGACGAGAACACAATGGTGAAAACGCCAAAGAAATTGGCCAAGAAGTTCTGCAATTCCTTTGGAAAGACTGCTGGAAAGAAGCTCTGCCCTCTGCTGGATTCTCCGGACCCTGACACCTTCCTGCGATGCAATCCCATACCCCTGTATGTGTTGAGTTATCCTGTAAAACCCTTTACAGACTCTTGGctcttgatttaatttttttttccagaggagAAACTACCTCAATTGTGGCTTGTTACTGGAACAAATGGTGTAACTGTAGGCTCACACAGGGGGCTGGTAAACAAATCACACACAGTAAATACACTAAAATAAAGGTTGAACCATTATTTGGTGTTATGAATACTGATTTGTTTAGCCTTCAGACACTTGGACTGTTCCATTGTGGAAAAAAGTGCACATATTCATTACTCTTGCATTTATtatgtgcacttgtgtgtgcatttgatGTTTAGAACACTTACTGAAACTCATCTAATACATGCCACTGTTCAGTGGAAGCAGGGACAATGGGATAATTATGTCCTTAAATTAGGACAAAATGTACAACAAGCAAATTGCTGCACACAATTTGGATTAAAGGTTTAGTTGCTTTTATCTTAGTGTATCGTTAgtagtgtttattttttttagtttaggcTTTTATCGTCAAGCCTGGGAAGTCAAGGACCAAAACAGATCAAtgcaatacattttaaagaagttgttatgtttgtgtttccatctACCTGTACCAGCGGAGCCAAGTACAGCTTGTTGGCCTACACTACACTGTGTCTGCCTGAGGCTGAAGGCAGCTTTCAGTCTCACTCCCTCATCGTCCTCCAAGACGGTAAGAAGGAAAAGCATGcaaattaaatatactgtatatatatatactgctaTAGATTATGCACTTTATCTCCTCAATTGATCCAATCATGTGTTTGTGATACAGTAGTTTATTAGATAATAAAATGAACTCAAACAATGTTTTTGAAAGTGATCATTGATCATTCTTTAACTATTTATGTAGGTTTGGTTTTGTCAACTTTAAATTCAGGGCCTAACCTGTTCTAGTGATGTGTAGCCGTGTAGCACAAAGATGTAATTTTGGTTTGATGTGAATGCTGCCATACTAGGACTCTTGTTGTTGTATTGTGGGGTTGTTTTTTACAATAACATGACATTGGTATCATTTAATAACTTTTACATGAAACCTATAATAAAGAGTCATCCTTTTCTGGGTGGTATCACCATTACGTCTTTTTCCCATAGCTGAATGGTCATCCTGGCTCCCACTGTACGGAAACCTCTGCTGCAGGCTGGTAGCACAGCCTGCCTGCATGACACAGAGCATGATGACTGGCTACCTGAGCCAAAAGGTGCTTTGCCTGCTGCCATCATTAGCATTAGCCTTCAGAACTGTTTTTTTGGCTAAATACGTAATCcgatgttttattttcatttattttcagcaaTGTGTGGAAGGGATATTCCGCTGCTGCAGGCTGTACTGTGTGCTGAGTGCTGGCTTTTTATCCTGTTACTTCACCAAAGAAGAAATCAATGCTAAAGTGCAGCCGACTCTCTGCATGCCCATTAACAAGGTTTGACAGAATTTAAACCTTCACATCCCACactctcattttcatttcatgctcAGTTGTTCTGGTAAGTGTGCTGATTACAAATTTATGACAATTTACTACAGggaaacataataaaataaatacacagtagGGGAAAAAAttagccttttttttgttttgtgtggtagataatttaatataaatgtgGAAAAGTATAACTTAACACTAGTCACCCACCTCACTTATTATGTTATTACTGCATCATGACTATCTTTGTTTTAGTGTCCTGTCTGGTTTGTGTGGTTTTGAATTTGATACAAATACCACAGAATAGTTCAATTTTAAGGTCTGTTTTTCTAACGTCTGCAGAATAAGTACAAATTCCACACTGCTGCAATGTGTTACCGAATTTCATACCGTGTGATGGATGTCGCTTGTAGTGCTGTATCTCACGTTGTGCTCGTGTTTGTTTACCTTTAAGCTCCATTTTGGCTTGTAataggtttgtttttattgtttctgcaGGACACCCGGATCCGTGTGATAGAGAAAGATTCAGCAGGCCAGAAATTCAGGAGTCTGTCCATCATCAACCCGTCACCAGAAGGATCCCACACTGTTGTTTTCAGCACAGAAACCAAAGATGAGCTGGAGGACTGGCTGGATGCCCTCCACCAGCACCTCTATGATCAGAGtcagtgttttctgtttatGTGTAAAGAAAAAGCATGTATAGAAAAATGTAGTACCTGTGTGGTCAGAGCAggaatatatttgtgtgtttctttaagAAGAAGTCACATGTGCATATTCACAAATTTCGGATGGGAAAAATGTTGTTACATCTATTTAGTTTCCTACCTTTTATTGGTGTCTCTTATGGCTTTCCTTGTTTACAACCAGGCCAGTGGCTGCACTCTTGCAGCCGGCTAATGAAGATAGAAGTTGCGTCACCACGGAAACCATCACTCTTCCTCACCAAGCAGGCTAATTCTGTTTACAACGACCTCAGTGAGTTGAGTAATTTgaacaagtggctgaaatgagttaaACGGGGGGTGATCATTCACTGACTGTTTAATACTGACGGGTATACATTGTGTGGATTTATATATGGAGTATATATCTATTTTTAGATAATAAGCAGCAAGAGCTCATAACCGATGTGACAACTCGGTTAAATAAATACACTCTTTTAACCATGGTTAATATTTGTTCATTTCAGAAGTGAATCATTCAAATGAAACTATTTCATATGCAAATGAGAATATTCTAAATTGCTTATGGctttttttgtgaaatgttaTTAGCTTTTCTCTGCATTTGAATAAATCAtcaaacattgaaaaaaaaaagcccatcaATTTAATTCTTGGTTAATCTATTTGTCTTTTCGCTTCTGTGCTTGACATGCAGGTATAAATTCACCCGGCAAGTTTGAGAGCATCACAGACATGATCCACAACAAGATAGAGGAGACCGATGGCCACTTTCTTATCGGTCATGAAGAGCAGAAGGAAGCGGCTGACTGGTCTAGTCTGTTTGATGGCTCCCATTCCCTCGTAGTGCAAAAGAGTATTCTGTCCCAGAGTAAAACCTCCACCCCTTGTTCCAGCCCCAACCCCAGTACGAGTTCTACATCTGTCAGCAGCAAGAAGCGCcgtgccccgccccctccctctgATAGAGAGCCATTTGCTCTTCCCATCTGTCCTGTCAGACCTCCCCTTCTGGCTTCTATTCAACCTCCCGCCCCATACCAGGAGAAGGAGAACTCCAGCACGTCAACTTCACGGCCAACCTCCAGATCCAAGACTGGCAGACCTTCTCTGGATGCCAAGTTTTCTGCCATCATACAGCAGCTCCAGCGGAACAACGCCGGAGGAGCTTCAGCCCGGAAAAACGCTCCTCTGGGTGTCCTCGACATCCAACCACAAAGTCAGCCTCATCACCTGGAGTTCCAGAGCCACCACAACAAGGATGTTGACTCTGTCTCAGGTGAACACGGCTTCCTCAGACCAAGTTATGGCCCTTGTCCTGTTCCAGCTCCAAGAAGCAAACTGAGGAAATCATTCAGAGAGAGGATGAACCTCAAAGCCTTGTGAACCACATTTACATTCAACCAACTCTAATCCTATCATTACCACTAACAGAAATAACTAACAACAGTTAGAACCTCAGTAGAAATAGgtagaattatttaaaaaaaactcactcTTTTACATAACTGTGCCTCTGTGATGAtaatgtggttgtgtttcaaTAGACGTGTTAAAAGCTTGCATgataaaaggaaaagaataacaaTACTGTCATGTCTTGTAGGCGAGATATGAAGCTGTCCAAAACTGACTGCTAAGAAATTTCAACCCACAGCCAAAAAATAATCGAGCCATAAATGTGTTAATTAGctattcatatattttatactgACTAACAAGTTAACACgtgtaaattattaataatctaATTAGTGGACATTAGATGTGGTGATGGATGATGTGCCGACCAGCTTTTTTACCCTACTGATGCTAAGCTAAGATAGCTATCATTTGGCTTTGGCTTCATGCTAATCTGATTGATGCGACAGTGGTGAGTCAAGCCGAACCCAAAAGATGGGCAGTAGACGTGGTCTCCTCCTACAAACTTTTTCATCTGTGGCTAACTCatagatgaaaatgagatctgTGTGTTGGCTGGAGCACTGCCGCCATCAATCCCACTGAAACGGAAAGGCTCATTTCTCATCTCTGCCACTGGAACACCGACTGAAGAAGAAGCCTTTGCAAAAGCACTCAAATTGGAATTGATCCATCGGGCGATTGTGGACAGGTCATTTCTTTTGGAACTATTGACTCAGTCCACTTACTGTGACAATTTTATGACCACTATAGCAGATTTTAAGGGAACAGGATTTTAGGAGCAATTGCAAGCACTAATGTGACTTCTCCATTTCTCAAGAGTTCTTAATGGACTGACATTGGTTTTCAGTGGCTGCACAGTATGTCCAACATAATTTAACACAGCAGCCCATAAATGCAATGAACACAACTGGATGAATGAGCCTCTGAAGTGgcaaaaataatgaatatcCCAGTGTTTTGAACTGAAGCAGTACTGTACTGCCAGCCAGTGACCGACCACATGTTGAAGAATGGGCCTCATAATTACAGAGCGTACAAAGCATTAGGATAGCTACTTTTTATACTGCCTAGCCAAATGAAGCAGTATGGTGAAAGCGACAGTCCCATTTTTTAATCTCACCCTCTAAATTCTGTTTAATCAAGAGAGGGAGATGTAGACTTTGGGAGAGGCGGATTACAGGAGGATTTAGTTTAAGCCTTGTAAGAACCGAGAATGATTTTTACAAAAGGGGCGCTGCTCAATATTGGAAGCTTGTTTCTATCTTCACTGTTTATTACCAACACATTAGTCACTTTgattttgtactgtatatacgtgGCAATGAAGGGAAGGTTCTTGGCTCAATCCCATAGTGATCGCTGATGAGGTCAGGCATTAAGCAGTATGATTATGACTGAAATGATAACAATATTCCTGCATCTCAAACATTTTCAGTTAGCCAAAGGATTTTGAAGAGGGAAGTCAACATTACTGTCACCTTGCTTTACTTTAATGTCTAGTCTCACATTAACTTGCTGGAAGTGTTTTTAATGCAAACAGGAGAGGAAAATGTTTCACCTGTGAATATTACGCTCGAGGGAAATCTTATGACTAAGAACTTAAAAGTCTCACTGTGATCAAAACCACACTAACGAGCCAGATTCATTTCCATTTATGATGtcttaaaacttttttatatttgtctttGCATTTGTAAATGACACACCAGCACTAGCATGAGTGTGTTTATAGCTCAATTTCTTTTTATAGTGTCCCGTCCTGTCATCTGAATGTTCCTTTAATTTCAAGAATTACTTAGATTAAGCCGCACAATGTTTTGTTAGTAAGAGTACTATAATGGTATCCTTGTGCAGACAAAATGCGAGTAGTACAATGTAAAACAGATTGgagttatttttgtttctccaaGTGCAATTCTCTCCTCGCTCTGTTCACCGTTGTCTTGGAAGcggtattttttattattgctgATGCAATAAAACGACCTACATTCTACCCAGGCGAGGCTGCTTTGTTTTTGCTGAGCTTGAAAGTATCACTGAATATTTTTCATGGTAAAGGTTTACCAGGGGGTGGCAATAAAAGTCAAAGTATAGCTTTTATTGCAGTCCAGCACACATCCCATAGCAGTACATGCACGGGCACATTTCTCCACTGCAGCAAATACTGGAGAGGCTCCTCTGGCTTGGAGCCCAGACATAGCCTGTTGTGAAGATTAAGGCGGGTGGAAGCTCATAGCTAGATAATGGTATTACAATACTAAAACCCCATTCAAAAGGCTTTTCCTCTGGGGAAAAAACCCCACTGCATTTATGTTGCTACACTCGTCTTAAATAAAGTTTACTCAGCCACAGTTATTTATTGGCAGTTAAAAAACACGACCAAGGAAACATTTATAGatagtaaaatattttaattaaatatacagGAGATCATAtacaaaatgtctttatttttttcttgctcGCCAGCTGGGTGATTGGTAAACAGATGGCAACTGTATCAAAAACACTTTCAGGATGCGCTTAATGGaaacaatgtggaaaaaaaaaaaaaaaaaacgacaacaaATTAAAGTATCCTAATTCTTAAAGTGTAGTGTTTGCTTAAATCTAACATCATGGTGACCTTGAAACAGAACAAGCAAGGACACAGCTAAATTGTGTAACTGacttttatactgtttttaataCTATTTACAGATTATAACAGTTTATATGATAACAACCACGCGGTACTATCTACAGTGCTATTTACAcaggaaataagacaagaaaAGATGGGTTGTCATGATTTGATCCCGTATGAATATTCTGTACAGGAGCCGGCACTTAATGCCGGTTTAacctacacacaaaaaaaaatgtacagtacttaTTCTGAAATCAACGTGTTTTAAGTatttaaacaaaatacataTGTTAACAGTTTTAATCGTATTCTTTTGGAATACCAGACATGGCCATTGCGTACTTCAACCATACTGGATCCTTGAAACTATAGTGGTTGTAAAGCCAGAGCAGGTGTTGCGTTTCCACCTCGGGCTAAAGAGCAAGGTACCTTTATAATCTCTGCTGGAGAAcgcactgaacacacacaccagacctATTTCAATATCAACTATCAGTAAATCATTTAAGCTTCTATGATTGACTCCCTGACACAGTTAAGTACATATATTTAAGCACAAATAATTAACCAGCTTAAAGcataactttttaaatttattattttattacctaTCGTGATTGGCGCTCGATGTGAAGTGTGCCTTATAGTTTTTGTATGAGTGACAGTAATATAGATATACCTACTCTGCTACAGAAGAAAACCTTAACTGTAGTGCTAGCTCTAATCCAAGATTGTGAAAGGCACAGATATTTGAAAAGCAATAATATCCTAAGTGACAACATTCCTATCAAATCATACAGTGAGTCGTTTCAGTGTGCTGAATAAAAGATTCTTttcacaaaatatatatatatataaaattaaaaaaaagcttttcaagTCAGgaacaaaaagatgaaatgCTGATTTCTTGTGAGCATTCCACAGCAGACAGCTGCTTCATTATGCTTCttctacagtaaaaaaaaaaaaaccacaaaaaaaaaacaagctgctACGGTCTACTCATCACAAAGGGTTCTGGGGTCAGCCTACTTTCAATTTAGACAGTAAAAATTTAAAACGGCTTTTCATTAActctaaactaaaaaaaaaaacccaacattcaTGATTTGTCAACAGATTGAACATGACAACTGCTCGGTTGTATGATCCAAACTGAAATACAATCCGACAAATGAAAAAGTGAactgagagaagaaaaaaaaaagtgagtctACAGTACATCTGTTATACACAGCACCTCTGAATGTCATAATGAAATGTTATGCAGCACTGCGGTGAGTGTTAATGCCTACTGCTAGGAGTCCAGGTGGATTTGCTGCAGCACAGCTTCCAGCCTGGAGACATGTAAACATATGCAACACCACTTGCTGCCGAGAGTGTAATAATGCACTACACATCTGTTAAACAATGTTTTGCGATGGCGAACGCACCTCTAGTTAtatataaagattttttttatttacgtTGTCATGTTACTTTTAGTGTTTTTAAGCAAAAAAGTTTAGCCCTCAGACGCAGTAAACAAATGGCTTTTCTCTGTTGCAGTCCGCTTTTCACACATCCAGAGCAACAACTTTGACTCGTGGTGACCGAGAGCGACCAAACCGATTTATTATGAGCATTGTGCAAAAAAAGACACGACAAcgccaaaaaaaccaacaaaaaaaaaacaaaaacaaagagagataCAGTAAGTGTTGGTAGAAACAGTGCAAAGTATATAAACAAATGTgtacacaaatttaaaaaaaaaaaaaaagaaaatggaatttTCATTCTGTGTGACTGATGAGTTTATCGATCTGTAATCAGTCAGAGTTTTATactcagtgttttttgttttgtttttttcaactgaGCCACAATCCCAGAGCAAGAGAGACGGACAGACGAAGAGACGGTGAAAAAGtttatgaggatgatgatgatgatgaggaaggagggagggagggggggaatcGTTCCCTCCCTCACAGTCTGGTGCTGGGATGTACCGAGGACAGCTGAGGTGGTGGGAGGGTAGAGAGCGGGTAAAGGTGGTGCAGCAGGTCCCCGTACAGCGCTGCCCCACCCGGGTGCCTGTAGAAATGATGGGGGCTGGGGCTGGTGGCCAGCAGCTGCCTGTGGAGCATCATGGAGTGGAAGGCTAGCGGGGGCACCAGGGGAGACACCGCCGACTGACTCTTTAGGTACTGCAGGCCCGGGTGCTGCTGGAGCCCGTCTCCTGGTGACACCAAGCTGCCAGGTGGGTACATCCCGGGGTAGAAGGGTGAGGCGTGGTGCGGGGGGTAGGTAGTTGTTGGGTGTCCCTCAGGTAGGTGGTTGTTAAGGTGAATGGCGTGGGCCGGCTCAGCTGGTTTGAGTTCTTCCGGGTCGCTGCGGCGGATGGCGCCGGCGGGGTGAATCGGCGTTACCACGCGGACTTTCCTTTCCGGAACTTCCTCACTCTCTAGTTCCACTAAGCTCCGCTTACTGGGTCGACAGGAGCTGGCGAGGGACAAATCGCTTGAAGCTTTTGGGCTGGGAAATGGCTGCGATGACTCCGCCGCGCTCTGTTTTGGGGAAGAAATGGTCATTGGGGGAACCCGGCACGCCTTAGGGTGAGAATCCAAACCCTGGTGCAAAATGGGATACGGGAGACTGCAGAATGAGGGCTTGGAGAAGGAGGAGACCCTCTGAGAGAGAGGTTTTGATATTGTGTAGTCTCTGGGCTCATCATCtgcctctctcttttctccatgTGTTTGAGTCCTGTCACTGTAGTGAGATCTGTAGGCCAAGCCCTCCTGTTCCAGCCCGCCACAGACAAAGCTGCCTTCATGGTCCCTGCTGTGTTCTCTCCGCTCGCCGTTGGGGAAGCCGGCCATCCTCTCCTGGCTCAGGCAGCTCTCCGTTTGCCTATATAGACTGTGTAGGTGAGGGGAGGAGTAGCAGTCACCTGCGTAGCCGCGGGGATGTGTACCTGGGCCGTGCAGTAGCGTGTCCCCGGCGTTCTCCACGCCTTCCTTTGCATGGGATTGTGGGAGAT
This is a stretch of genomic DNA from Antennarius striatus isolate MH-2024 chromosome 11, ASM4005453v1, whole genome shotgun sequence. It encodes these proteins:
- the rtkn2 gene encoding rhotekin-2, which codes for MEINMDGPRDVQNSKRNGSSKSSLSDGSAVAMEIKRKKIRQSALYLQTENSNMQEKLDFEIRMRDGAYKLLLASSKKEQVLNASKNLLTCNARIKAYLSQMQKMKEEQDMMGAVSKPSDPVPGGRVPCNGTIALSGLRIPLLWRDSDHFNNKGSSRRVAVFCLMQVGSEVFDTQMMVVDRTVTDICFEGVSMFKEAVPQFELKVELWSCAFEDENTMVKTPKKLAKKFCNSFGKTAGKKLCPLLDSPDPDTFLRCNPIPLGAKYSLLAYTTLCLPEAEGSFQSHSLIVLQDAEWSSWLPLYGNLCCRLVAQPACMTQSMMTGYLSQKQCVEGIFRCCRLYCVLSAGFLSCYFTKEEINAKVQPTLCMPINKDTRIRVIEKDSAGQKFRSLSIINPSPEGSHTVVFSTETKDELEDWLDALHQHLYDQSQWLHSCSRLMKIEVASPRKPSLFLTKQANSVYNDLSINSPGKFESITDMIHNKIEETDGHFLIGHEEQKEAADWSSLFDGSHSLVVQKSILSQSKTSTPCSSPNPSTSSTSVSSKKRRAPPPPSDREPFALPICPVRPPLLASIQPPAPYQEKENSSTSTSRPTSRSKTGRPSLDAKFSAIIQQLQRNNAGGASARKNAPLGVLDIQPQSQPHHLEFQSHHNKDVDSVSGEHGFLRPSYGPCPVPAPRSKLRKSFRERMNLKAL